The following proteins are encoded in a genomic region of Rissa tridactyla isolate bRisTri1 chromosome 5, bRisTri1.patW.cur.20221130, whole genome shotgun sequence:
- the RUFY3 gene encoding protein RUFY3 isoform X2 — translation MSALTPQSDMPTPTTDKITQAAMETIYLCKFRVSMDGEWLCLRELDDISLTPDPEPTHEDPNYLMANERMNLMNMAKLSIKGLIESALNLGRTLDSDYAPLQQFFVVMEHCLKHGLKAKKTFLGQNKSFWGPLELVEKLVPEAAEITASVKDLPGLKTPVGRGRAWLRLALMQKKLSEYMKALINRKDLLSEFYEPNALMMEEEGAIIAGLLVGLNVIDANFCMKGEDLDSQVGVIDFSMYLKDGNSTKGSEGDGQITAILDQKNYVEELNRHLSATVNNLQAKVDALEKSNTKLTEELAVANNRIITLQEEMERVKEESSYILESNRKATKDRTADGHALTEARKQLKEETQLRLDVEKELEVQIGMRQEMELAMKMLEKDVCEKQDALVALRQQLDDLRALKHELSFKLQSSDMGVKQKSELNSRLEEKTNQMAATIKQLEQRLRQAEKDRQLAQQDNRLFKQEFGDKINSLQLEVEELSRQRSHLELELKRERDRWSHSHQRSQENKKGTKNWLRQDGKLKIQEENAKVKQPQREENSVLPHKSPSGTQDEQEQLSGPGNAEMCQLCQEESSRSAKKNICKNCGGIFCEACSANELPLPSSINPQRVCNRCHAQLIQQYSSSPL, via the exons ATCCTAATTATCTCATGGCTAATGAACGCATGAACCTGATGAACATGGCGAAACTGAGTATCAAGGGGCTGATTGAATCGGCGCTTAACCTGGGCAGGACGCTGGACTCGGACTATGCACCTCTTCAGCAGTTCTTCGTTGTGATGGAACATTGCCTTAAACATGGCTTGAAAG CCAAAAAGACTTTTCTTGggcaaaataaatcattttgggGACCTCTAGAGCTTGTAGAAAAACTTGTTCCTGAAGCTGCAGAAATTACAGCAAGTGTCAAGGATCTCCCGGGGCTGAA gacacctgtggggaggggaagagcttGGCTTCGCCTGGCTCTCATGCAGAAGAAACTTTCAGAATACATGAAAGCCTTGATTAACAGAAAGGATCTTCTCAG TGAATTTTATGAGCCTAATGCACTGATGATGGAAGAAGAAGGTGCGATCATTGCTGGCCTGCTAGTAGGTTTGAACGTCATCGATGCAAACTTCTGCATGAAAGGAGAAGACCTGGACTCACAG GTTGGAGTTATTGATTTCTCAATGTATTTGAAAGATGGGAACAGCACAAAAGGCAGCGAAGG AGATGGTCAGATAACTGCTATTTTGGACCAGAAGAACTATGTAGAAGAACTCAACAGACATTTAAG TGCTACAGTAAACAACCTACAGGCCAAGGTGGATGCCTTAGAAAAATCCAACACTAAACTGACCGAGGAG CTTGCGGTTGCAAACAACAGGATTATTACACTGCAAGAAGAGATGGAACGGGTTAAAGAAGAAAGTTCGTACATCTTAGAGTCCAATCGTAAG GCCACTAAAGACAGAACTGCTGATGGACATGCACTGACTGAGGCACGAAAACAGCTAAAGGAGGAGACTCAGCTGCGGCTG GATGTGGAGAAAGAGCTGGAGGTGCAGATCGGGATGCGACAGGAGATGGAGCTGGCCATGAAGATGCTGGAGAAAGATGTTTGCGAGAAGCAAGATGCGCTGGTGGCACTCAGACAGCAACTGGATGATCTCAGGGCCCTAAAGCATGAACTGTCTTTCAAGCTGCAG AGTTCAGACATGGGAGTGAAACAGAAGAGTGAATTAAACAGCcgtttggaagaaaaaacaaatcagatgGCTGCCACTATCAAACAGCTTGAACAAAG ATTGCGACAGGCAGAGAAGGACCGGCAGTTGGCCCAGCAGGACAACCGGCTCTTCAAGCAGGAGTTTGGGGACAAAATCAACAGCCTCCAGCTGGAAGTGGAAGAGCTCTCCAGGCAGCG GAGCCACCTGGAACTAGAGCTGAAGCGGGAAAGAGACAGATGGTCACACAGTCACCAGCGcagccaagaaaacaaaaaaggcacaAAGAATTGGCTAAGACAG GATGGGAAGCTCAAAATCCAGGAAGAAAACGCTAAAGTGAAACAGCCCCAGAGAGAGGAGAACAGCGTCCTGCCCCACAA GTCACCGAGCGGCACGCAGGACGAGCAG GAACAGCTGTCAGGACCGGGAAATGCCGAGATGTGCCAGCTCTGCCAGGAAGAAAGCAGCCGAAGCGCAAAAAAG AACATCTGCAAGAACTGTGGCGGCATCTTCTGCGAAGCCTGCTCGGCCAACGAGCTGCCCCTGCCGTCCAGCATTAACCCCCAGCGCGTCTGCAACCGCTGCCACGCGCAGCTCATCCAGCAGTACTCCTCCAGCCCCTTGTAG
- the RUFY3 gene encoding protein RUFY3 isoform X4: MRRLLVNDPNYLMANERMNLMNMAKLSIKGLIESALNLGRTLDSDYAPLQQFFVVMEHCLKHGLKAKKTFLGQNKSFWGPLELVEKLVPEAAEITASVKDLPGLKTPVGRGRAWLRLALMQKKLSEYMKALINRKDLLSEFYEPNALMMEEEGAIIAGLLVGLNVIDANFCMKGEDLDSQVGVIDFSMYLKDGNSTKGSEGDGQITAILDQKNYVEELNRHLSATVNNLQAKVDALEKSNTKLTEELAVANNRIITLQEEMERVKEESSYILESNRKATKDRTADGHALTEARKQLKEETQLRLDVEKELEVQIGMRQEMELAMKMLEKDVCEKQDALVALRQQLDDLRALKHELSFKLQSSDMGVKQKSELNSRLEEKTNQMAATIKQLEQRLRQAEKDRQLAQQDNRLFKQEFGDKINSLQLEVEELSRQRSHLELELKRERDRWSHSHQRSQENKKGTKNWLRQDGKLKIQEENAKVKQPQREENSVLPHKSPSGTQDEQEQLSGPGNAEMCQLCQEESSRSAKKNICKNCGGIFCEACSANELPLPSSINPQRVCNRCHAQLIQQYSSSPL, encoded by the exons ATGAGAAGGCTGTTGGTCAATG ATCCTAATTATCTCATGGCTAATGAACGCATGAACCTGATGAACATGGCGAAACTGAGTATCAAGGGGCTGATTGAATCGGCGCTTAACCTGGGCAGGACGCTGGACTCGGACTATGCACCTCTTCAGCAGTTCTTCGTTGTGATGGAACATTGCCTTAAACATGGCTTGAAAG CCAAAAAGACTTTTCTTGggcaaaataaatcattttgggGACCTCTAGAGCTTGTAGAAAAACTTGTTCCTGAAGCTGCAGAAATTACAGCAAGTGTCAAGGATCTCCCGGGGCTGAA gacacctgtggggaggggaagagcttGGCTTCGCCTGGCTCTCATGCAGAAGAAACTTTCAGAATACATGAAAGCCTTGATTAACAGAAAGGATCTTCTCAG TGAATTTTATGAGCCTAATGCACTGATGATGGAAGAAGAAGGTGCGATCATTGCTGGCCTGCTAGTAGGTTTGAACGTCATCGATGCAAACTTCTGCATGAAAGGAGAAGACCTGGACTCACAG GTTGGAGTTATTGATTTCTCAATGTATTTGAAAGATGGGAACAGCACAAAAGGCAGCGAAGG AGATGGTCAGATAACTGCTATTTTGGACCAGAAGAACTATGTAGAAGAACTCAACAGACATTTAAG TGCTACAGTAAACAACCTACAGGCCAAGGTGGATGCCTTAGAAAAATCCAACACTAAACTGACCGAGGAG CTTGCGGTTGCAAACAACAGGATTATTACACTGCAAGAAGAGATGGAACGGGTTAAAGAAGAAAGTTCGTACATCTTAGAGTCCAATCGTAAG GCCACTAAAGACAGAACTGCTGATGGACATGCACTGACTGAGGCACGAAAACAGCTAAAGGAGGAGACTCAGCTGCGGCTG GATGTGGAGAAAGAGCTGGAGGTGCAGATCGGGATGCGACAGGAGATGGAGCTGGCCATGAAGATGCTGGAGAAAGATGTTTGCGAGAAGCAAGATGCGCTGGTGGCACTCAGACAGCAACTGGATGATCTCAGGGCCCTAAAGCATGAACTGTCTTTCAAGCTGCAG AGTTCAGACATGGGAGTGAAACAGAAGAGTGAATTAAACAGCcgtttggaagaaaaaacaaatcagatgGCTGCCACTATCAAACAGCTTGAACAAAG ATTGCGACAGGCAGAGAAGGACCGGCAGTTGGCCCAGCAGGACAACCGGCTCTTCAAGCAGGAGTTTGGGGACAAAATCAACAGCCTCCAGCTGGAAGTGGAAGAGCTCTCCAGGCAGCG GAGCCACCTGGAACTAGAGCTGAAGCGGGAAAGAGACAGATGGTCACACAGTCACCAGCGcagccaagaaaacaaaaaaggcacaAAGAATTGGCTAAGACAG GATGGGAAGCTCAAAATCCAGGAAGAAAACGCTAAAGTGAAACAGCCCCAGAGAGAGGAGAACAGCGTCCTGCCCCACAA GTCACCGAGCGGCACGCAGGACGAGCAG GAACAGCTGTCAGGACCGGGAAATGCCGAGATGTGCCAGCTCTGCCAGGAAGAAAGCAGCCGAAGCGCAAAAAAG AACATCTGCAAGAACTGTGGCGGCATCTTCTGCGAAGCCTGCTCGGCCAACGAGCTGCCCCTGCCGTCCAGCATTAACCCCCAGCGCGTCTGCAACCGCTGCCACGCGCAGCTCATCCAGCAGTACTCCTCCAGCCCCTTGTAG
- the RUFY3 gene encoding protein RUFY3 isoform X5 translates to MANERMNLMNMAKLSIKGLIESALNLGRTLDSDYAPLQQFFVVMEHCLKHGLKAKKTFLGQNKSFWGPLELVEKLVPEAAEITASVKDLPGLKTPVGRGRAWLRLALMQKKLSEYMKALINRKDLLSEFYEPNALMMEEEGAIIAGLLVGLNVIDANFCMKGEDLDSQVGVIDFSMYLKDGNSTKGSEGDGQITAILDQKNYVEELNRHLSATVNNLQAKVDALEKSNTKLTEELAVANNRIITLQEEMERVKEESSYILESNRKATKDRTADGHALTEARKQLKEETQLRLDVEKELEVQIGMRQEMELAMKMLEKDVCEKQDALVALRQQLDDLRALKHELSFKLQSSDMGVKQKSELNSRLEEKTNQMAATIKQLEQRLRQAEKDRQLAQQDNRLFKQEFGDKINSLQLEVEELSRQRSHLELELKRERDRWSHSHQRSQENKKGTKNWLRQDGKLKIQEENAKVKQPQREENSVLPHKSPSGTQDEQEQLSGPGNAEMCQLCQEESSRSAKKNICKNCGGIFCEACSANELPLPSSINPQRVCNRCHAQLIQQYSSSPL, encoded by the exons ATGGCTAATGAACGCATGAACCTGATGAACATGGCGAAACTGAGTATCAAGGGGCTGATTGAATCGGCGCTTAACCTGGGCAGGACGCTGGACTCGGACTATGCACCTCTTCAGCAGTTCTTCGTTGTGATGGAACATTGCCTTAAACATGGCTTGAAAG CCAAAAAGACTTTTCTTGggcaaaataaatcattttgggGACCTCTAGAGCTTGTAGAAAAACTTGTTCCTGAAGCTGCAGAAATTACAGCAAGTGTCAAGGATCTCCCGGGGCTGAA gacacctgtggggaggggaagagcttGGCTTCGCCTGGCTCTCATGCAGAAGAAACTTTCAGAATACATGAAAGCCTTGATTAACAGAAAGGATCTTCTCAG TGAATTTTATGAGCCTAATGCACTGATGATGGAAGAAGAAGGTGCGATCATTGCTGGCCTGCTAGTAGGTTTGAACGTCATCGATGCAAACTTCTGCATGAAAGGAGAAGACCTGGACTCACAG GTTGGAGTTATTGATTTCTCAATGTATTTGAAAGATGGGAACAGCACAAAAGGCAGCGAAGG AGATGGTCAGATAACTGCTATTTTGGACCAGAAGAACTATGTAGAAGAACTCAACAGACATTTAAG TGCTACAGTAAACAACCTACAGGCCAAGGTGGATGCCTTAGAAAAATCCAACACTAAACTGACCGAGGAG CTTGCGGTTGCAAACAACAGGATTATTACACTGCAAGAAGAGATGGAACGGGTTAAAGAAGAAAGTTCGTACATCTTAGAGTCCAATCGTAAG GCCACTAAAGACAGAACTGCTGATGGACATGCACTGACTGAGGCACGAAAACAGCTAAAGGAGGAGACTCAGCTGCGGCTG GATGTGGAGAAAGAGCTGGAGGTGCAGATCGGGATGCGACAGGAGATGGAGCTGGCCATGAAGATGCTGGAGAAAGATGTTTGCGAGAAGCAAGATGCGCTGGTGGCACTCAGACAGCAACTGGATGATCTCAGGGCCCTAAAGCATGAACTGTCTTTCAAGCTGCAG AGTTCAGACATGGGAGTGAAACAGAAGAGTGAATTAAACAGCcgtttggaagaaaaaacaaatcagatgGCTGCCACTATCAAACAGCTTGAACAAAG ATTGCGACAGGCAGAGAAGGACCGGCAGTTGGCCCAGCAGGACAACCGGCTCTTCAAGCAGGAGTTTGGGGACAAAATCAACAGCCTCCAGCTGGAAGTGGAAGAGCTCTCCAGGCAGCG GAGCCACCTGGAACTAGAGCTGAAGCGGGAAAGAGACAGATGGTCACACAGTCACCAGCGcagccaagaaaacaaaaaaggcacaAAGAATTGGCTAAGACAG GATGGGAAGCTCAAAATCCAGGAAGAAAACGCTAAAGTGAAACAGCCCCAGAGAGAGGAGAACAGCGTCCTGCCCCACAA GTCACCGAGCGGCACGCAGGACGAGCAG GAACAGCTGTCAGGACCGGGAAATGCCGAGATGTGCCAGCTCTGCCAGGAAGAAAGCAGCCGAAGCGCAAAAAAG AACATCTGCAAGAACTGTGGCGGCATCTTCTGCGAAGCCTGCTCGGCCAACGAGCTGCCCCTGCCGTCCAGCATTAACCCCCAGCGCGTCTGCAACCGCTGCCACGCGCAGCTCATCCAGCAGTACTCCTCCAGCCCCTTGTAG
- the RUFY3 gene encoding protein RUFY3 isoform X3 — protein sequence MSSITACMTFSFFSFLFAVCKDSWEDLTDVVEQLRADDTEDPNYLMANERMNLMNMAKLSIKGLIESALNLGRTLDSDYAPLQQFFVVMEHCLKHGLKAKKTFLGQNKSFWGPLELVEKLVPEAAEITASVKDLPGLKTPVGRGRAWLRLALMQKKLSEYMKALINRKDLLSEFYEPNALMMEEEGAIIAGLLVGLNVIDANFCMKGEDLDSQVGVIDFSMYLKDGNSTKGSEGDGQITAILDQKNYVEELNRHLSATVNNLQAKVDALEKSNTKLTEELAVANNRIITLQEEMERVKEESSYILESNRKATKDRTADGHALTEARKQLKEETQLRLDVEKELEVQIGMRQEMELAMKMLEKDVCEKQDALVALRQQLDDLRALKHELSFKLQSSDMGVKQKSELNSRLEEKTNQMAATIKQLEQRLRQAEKDRQLAQQDNRLFKQEFGDKINSLQLEVEELSRQRSHLELELKRERDRWSHSHQRSQENKKGTKNWLRQDGKLKIQEENAKVKQPQREENSVLPHKSPSGTQDEQEQLSGPGNAEMCQLCQEESSRSAKKNICKNCGGIFCEACSANELPLPSSINPQRVCNRCHAQLIQQYSSSPL from the exons ATGTCCTCA ATCACGGCTTgcatgacattttctttcttttcctttctttttgctgtttgcaAAGACTCTTGGGAGGATTTGACAGATGTGGTGGAGCAATTGCGTGCTGATGATACTGAAG ATCCTAATTATCTCATGGCTAATGAACGCATGAACCTGATGAACATGGCGAAACTGAGTATCAAGGGGCTGATTGAATCGGCGCTTAACCTGGGCAGGACGCTGGACTCGGACTATGCACCTCTTCAGCAGTTCTTCGTTGTGATGGAACATTGCCTTAAACATGGCTTGAAAG CCAAAAAGACTTTTCTTGggcaaaataaatcattttgggGACCTCTAGAGCTTGTAGAAAAACTTGTTCCTGAAGCTGCAGAAATTACAGCAAGTGTCAAGGATCTCCCGGGGCTGAA gacacctgtggggaggggaagagcttGGCTTCGCCTGGCTCTCATGCAGAAGAAACTTTCAGAATACATGAAAGCCTTGATTAACAGAAAGGATCTTCTCAG TGAATTTTATGAGCCTAATGCACTGATGATGGAAGAAGAAGGTGCGATCATTGCTGGCCTGCTAGTAGGTTTGAACGTCATCGATGCAAACTTCTGCATGAAAGGAGAAGACCTGGACTCACAG GTTGGAGTTATTGATTTCTCAATGTATTTGAAAGATGGGAACAGCACAAAAGGCAGCGAAGG AGATGGTCAGATAACTGCTATTTTGGACCAGAAGAACTATGTAGAAGAACTCAACAGACATTTAAG TGCTACAGTAAACAACCTACAGGCCAAGGTGGATGCCTTAGAAAAATCCAACACTAAACTGACCGAGGAG CTTGCGGTTGCAAACAACAGGATTATTACACTGCAAGAAGAGATGGAACGGGTTAAAGAAGAAAGTTCGTACATCTTAGAGTCCAATCGTAAG GCCACTAAAGACAGAACTGCTGATGGACATGCACTGACTGAGGCACGAAAACAGCTAAAGGAGGAGACTCAGCTGCGGCTG GATGTGGAGAAAGAGCTGGAGGTGCAGATCGGGATGCGACAGGAGATGGAGCTGGCCATGAAGATGCTGGAGAAAGATGTTTGCGAGAAGCAAGATGCGCTGGTGGCACTCAGACAGCAACTGGATGATCTCAGGGCCCTAAAGCATGAACTGTCTTTCAAGCTGCAG AGTTCAGACATGGGAGTGAAACAGAAGAGTGAATTAAACAGCcgtttggaagaaaaaacaaatcagatgGCTGCCACTATCAAACAGCTTGAACAAAG ATTGCGACAGGCAGAGAAGGACCGGCAGTTGGCCCAGCAGGACAACCGGCTCTTCAAGCAGGAGTTTGGGGACAAAATCAACAGCCTCCAGCTGGAAGTGGAAGAGCTCTCCAGGCAGCG GAGCCACCTGGAACTAGAGCTGAAGCGGGAAAGAGACAGATGGTCACACAGTCACCAGCGcagccaagaaaacaaaaaaggcacaAAGAATTGGCTAAGACAG GATGGGAAGCTCAAAATCCAGGAAGAAAACGCTAAAGTGAAACAGCCCCAGAGAGAGGAGAACAGCGTCCTGCCCCACAA GTCACCGAGCGGCACGCAGGACGAGCAG GAACAGCTGTCAGGACCGGGAAATGCCGAGATGTGCCAGCTCTGCCAGGAAGAAAGCAGCCGAAGCGCAAAAAAG AACATCTGCAAGAACTGTGGCGGCATCTTCTGCGAAGCCTGCTCGGCCAACGAGCTGCCCCTGCCGTCCAGCATTAACCCCCAGCGCGTCTGCAACCGCTGCCACGCGCAGCTCATCCAGCAGTACTCCTCCAGCCCCTTGTAG